The Macaca nemestrina isolate mMacNem1 chromosome 1, mMacNem.hap1, whole genome shotgun sequence genome contains the following window.
aaatgtttatagGGTTCTATGTAATAGACAATTAAGCATTAGactcaattttaaagaaaattgttgaataattatttctatagtcccttaaaaatagtattttttcctaatttgggATATATAAATTACGGTTTGatctaaaggaaagaaaatataccaAGTTCTCCATTAGTATTTTGTGATAAATGTGATAAACTTTGATCATATTCCCCAAAAATCATTATGATCCAAATTAGAATGGTTTGTTTTTCTtgacatattttacaaataattaattttaatttttaattttgtttcatcaCATGAGATGTCAGATACTTCTTTATCAAATTCTGCTACGCCCAGGTTCAGTGCATCCTCCATGACAAAATTACCTCAACAAGCCGGAAATGCAGTTCTAGTAAGAAGAAgcacttctttgtttttcttttaaattttgccCAAGTGCTTAAACTTTCaatgattgttattttttatctcaAATGTAGGACcattttcaagaaagaaaactacaaaatctGTCACCAGAGATTGAGAAGCTATGCTTTActtgctctgaaaaaaaaaaaaaaaaacaaattcttcaaattataaaaaggtggatttttttaattagaaacagTGAATGTAAAAAGGAAGTTGATTTCAGGTAAGAACTCTTTAAAGACACTTTAAGATTGTGTCAATAAAAAACTTTTTACAAAGAAATTCGGCATTCCTTTTTCCTTGGTTCATTTTAAAGATTAGagcctgaatattttatttattaaagacgTTAAAATTTTCAAGCCTCAGTGAGCTAAGCTCCTTAAGATGTTTCAAACATCATATACCTCAGTTCTTAAAAACCCATATATTTAATGCTGTTTATTCAAACATTATATTGACTTGATAAACTTACTTCTACTGATTTGAATACagtatgttaattttgtaaagTGTAAAGTCATTGAAATCTAGATGAGatcagctaatttttcaaaacttgAAGTTGTATTTTAGTTAACCAGTTATTTCACAATCAACAGGTTCAATGAAAATGTCAGATTAAATCTCATTGGTTGCCCCACTGCTGGCCattttagaaaaggaaactgTGTTGCAGTTTCTGTCTCCTTGAAGAGTCAAAAGATTTGAGACCTGttcacagtgttttgtttttatttgtttaagact
Protein-coding sequences here:
- the LOC139355343 gene encoding probable ATP-dependent DNA helicase HFM1, with translation MSDTSLSNSATPRFSASSMTKLPQQAGNAVLDHFQERKLQNLSPEIEKLCFTCSEKKKKKQILQIIKRWIFLIRNSECKKEVDFRCRQSVFFPGTGKSLMKNPELSHLVYLLYLLPSCPFSLTRTIMMKHEALTRSQPEVVN